One segment of Rhodanobacter thiooxydans DNA contains the following:
- a CDS encoding PhzF family phenazine biosynthesis protein — MTSLRYLHLDVFPATQGGGNHLGVVLGADDWDTEAMQRFARWTALVETTFLLPPTGPKASYRVRIFTPHKEIPFAGHPSIGSAHAVLECGLAKPRDGLLWQECGAGVLPIRVEGSGAGRELLLQSPGERVLDTGRDAHPLLAATLAGIELGALPPALVDGGRRWWLAEVADEASLRAWQPDHAAIAALARASDSMGLCAFARSSHPGYRLVVRAFPSGVGIVEDPASGAANGLIAAYIVHAEPHGALARGYKVSQGREIGHDAQLIVHIDGNAIWVGGRSHTVIDGALAWTP; from the coding sequence ATGACTTCGCTTCGCTACCTGCACCTGGACGTCTTCCCCGCCACGCAGGGCGGTGGCAACCACCTCGGCGTGGTGCTCGGCGCGGATGACTGGGACACCGAGGCGATGCAGCGCTTCGCGCGCTGGACGGCGCTGGTCGAGACCACCTTCCTGCTGCCGCCAACCGGCCCGAAAGCCAGTTACCGCGTGCGCATCTTCACCCCGCACAAGGAAATCCCGTTCGCCGGCCACCCCAGCATCGGCAGCGCGCATGCGGTGCTCGAATGCGGCCTGGCGAAACCGCGTGACGGCCTGCTGTGGCAGGAATGCGGTGCCGGCGTGCTGCCGATCCGCGTCGAGGGCAGCGGCGCCGGGCGCGAGCTGCTGCTGCAATCACCCGGTGAACGCGTACTGGACACCGGCCGCGACGCCCACCCGCTGCTGGCAGCCACGCTGGCCGGCATCGAGCTGGGTGCGCTGCCGCCGGCGCTGGTCGACGGCGGCCGCCGCTGGTGGCTGGCCGAGGTGGCGGACGAAGCGAGCCTGCGTGCGTGGCAACCTGACCACGCGGCGATCGCCGCATTGGCCCGGGCCAGCGACAGCATGGGGCTGTGCGCGTTCGCGAGAAGCAGCCACCCCGGCTACCGGCTGGTGGTGCGCGCGTTTCCGTCCGGTGTCGGCATCGTCGAGGACCCCGCTTCCGGCGCCGCCAACGGACTGATCGCCGCGTATATCGTGCACGCCGAACCTCACGGCGCGCTGGCCCGCGGCTACAAGGTCAGCCAGGGTCGCGAGATCGGCCACGACGCGCAACTGATCGTGCACATCGACGGCAACGCGATCTGGGTCGGCGGGCGCAGCCACACGGTGATCGACGGCGCACTGGCGTGGACGCCGTAA
- a CDS encoding rhomboid family intramembrane serine protease, whose translation MLITLAIIAITCIVSFMALKNGRLLNDLILWPPAIARQREYHRLVTYGLVHADFGHLLFNMVTLFFFGRVMEGFFASRLGPFGFALFYIGGLVVSILPTYLKNRNNPNYRSLGASGAVSAVLFAFILLAPWSRIIVLVIPMPAIVYAVLYTGYSIYMDRRGQGNVNHSAHLWGAAYGVVFTLLVEPRVLPHFLDALMRPSF comes from the coding sequence ATGCTGATCACCCTGGCCATCATCGCCATCACTTGTATTGTCTCGTTCATGGCGCTCAAGAATGGCCGTCTGCTGAACGACCTGATCCTGTGGCCGCCGGCGATCGCCCGCCAGCGCGAATACCATCGCCTGGTGACCTATGGCCTGGTGCATGCGGACTTCGGCCACCTGCTGTTCAACATGGTCACGCTGTTCTTCTTCGGCCGGGTGATGGAGGGCTTCTTCGCCTCGCGGCTGGGTCCGTTCGGCTTCGCGCTGTTCTACATCGGCGGCCTGGTGGTCTCGATCCTGCCGACCTACCTGAAGAACCGCAACAACCCGAACTACCGCAGCCTTGGAGCCTCCGGCGCGGTGTCGGCGGTGCTGTTCGCCTTCATCCTGCTGGCGCCGTGGTCGCGCATCATCGTGCTGGTGATCCCGATGCCGGCGATTGTCTACGCGGTGCTGTACACCGGTTATTCGATCTACATGGACCGGCGCGGGCAGGGCAACGTCAACCACAGCGCGCACCTGTGGGGTGCGGCATACGGCGTGGTCTTCACCCTGCTGGTGGAGCCGCGGGTGCTGCCGCATTTCCTCGATGCGCTGATGCGGCCCAGCTTCTGA
- a CDS encoding histone H1-like repetitive region-containing protein has product MAMPRKSAARTSAAKKATASKTPAAKTAAKKSTPRKAAVKKVAAKKVATRKTAMRKPAAGKLTVKKATKKPVAKKTATGKVFAKKVSAKKPVAKQAPARQVAAGKPVTKQPAVRSVAPSVVAAKKPASRERPPEPVPTRYLSQEDAVAKIQALLEAKRGG; this is encoded by the coding sequence ATGGCCATGCCCCGCAAGTCGGCCGCGAGGACATCCGCGGCAAAGAAAGCCACCGCCAGCAAGACGCCCGCCGCGAAAACGGCTGCGAAGAAGTCCACTCCGCGCAAGGCGGCGGTGAAGAAGGTTGCCGCGAAGAAGGTCGCGACAAGGAAAACGGCGATGCGGAAACCCGCGGCCGGCAAGCTGACGGTGAAGAAGGCAACGAAGAAGCCGGTGGCGAAGAAGACTGCGACAGGCAAGGTGTTCGCGAAGAAGGTGTCCGCGAAAAAGCCGGTGGCGAAACAGGCCCCGGCCAGGCAGGTCGCAGCGGGAAAGCCGGTCACCAAGCAGCCGGCGGTCCGGTCCGTGGCCCCCTCCGTCGTTGCTGCGAAAAAACCGGCCTCACGCGAACGTCCGCCGGAGCCGGTGCCGACCCGGTACCTCAGCCAGGAAGACGCCGTGGCGAAGATCCAGGCCCTGCTGGAAGCCAAGCGGGGCGGGTGA
- a CDS encoding LptM family lipoprotein — MKRLLAIVVLIVAAAMLSGCYYDPGYSYVRGSGYSGDAYYGDGGNAYYVAPGYYDGYYGGYYGCCYAPGVSVGVSSTWYGGSRYRHDDYRYRDHRDYRGHAGQWQGHRDGHGDYRDGNRQRRGGHRDRDDRDDRR; from the coding sequence ATGAAACGCCTGCTGGCCATTGTTGTCCTGATCGTCGCTGCCGCGATGCTGTCAGGCTGTTATTACGATCCGGGCTACAGCTATGTACGTGGCTCCGGCTACAGCGGCGATGCCTACTATGGCGACGGCGGCAACGCCTACTACGTGGCGCCGGGTTACTACGACGGCTATTACGGCGGTTACTACGGCTGCTGCTATGCACCTGGCGTGAGCGTGGGCGTCAGCAGCACGTGGTACGGCGGCTCGCGCTACCGGCACGACGACTATCGCTACCGCGACCATCGCGATTATCGCGGCCATGCCGGCCAGTGGCAGGGCCATCGCGACGGCCACGGTGATTATCGTGACGGCAACCGGCAGCGGCGTGGTGGCCACCGCGACCGTGATGATCGCGACGATCGCCGCTGA
- a CDS encoding aminopeptidase: protein MGLLLGACGSLRYYAQAVHGQGELVVHRRAISQLLRDPATDPQLAARLQQAQRARRFASQQLALPDNRSYTGYVALDRPYVVWNVFATPRYSVQAVPQCFPVSGCVAYRGWFREADAEADAARLRARGDDVWIGGVPAYSTLGWFADPILSSMLRWDDDELDGTIFHELAHQRIYVKGDTAFNESFATFVQTEGLREWRQSRGLPPPDGRARAMDEGFTRLVLDLRTRLASLYASGADAAAMEAGKQGEIAAFRVRYAQWRERDWPGDHRHDAWVAQPINNARLLPFGLYERWTPAFAVLFQRAGRHWPAFYASVRELAREPEAQREQALQALGGARPAEAPAGP from the coding sequence GTGGGCCTTTTGCTGGGTGCCTGCGGCAGCCTGCGCTACTACGCGCAGGCAGTGCACGGGCAGGGCGAGCTGGTCGTGCACCGGCGTGCGATAAGCCAGCTGCTGCGCGATCCGGCCACCGACCCGCAACTCGCCGCGCGGCTGCAGCAGGCGCAGCGGGCACGCCGCTTCGCCTCGCAGCAGCTGGCCCTGCCGGACAACCGCAGCTACACCGGTTATGTCGCGCTGGATCGGCCCTACGTGGTGTGGAACGTATTCGCCACGCCGCGCTACTCGGTGCAGGCCGTGCCGCAGTGCTTCCCGGTCAGCGGCTGCGTCGCCTATCGCGGCTGGTTCAGGGAAGCCGATGCGGAGGCCGATGCGGCGCGGCTGCGCGCGCGTGGCGATGATGTCTGGATCGGCGGCGTGCCGGCGTATTCCACGCTGGGCTGGTTCGCCGATCCGATCCTGTCGAGCATGCTGCGCTGGGATGACGACGAACTGGACGGCACGATCTTCCACGAGCTGGCGCACCAGCGGATATACGTGAAGGGCGACACCGCGTTCAATGAATCCTTCGCGACCTTCGTGCAGACCGAGGGCCTGCGCGAATGGCGCCAGTCGCGTGGCCTGCCGCCGCCGGACGGGCGTGCGCGGGCAATGGACGAGGGCTTCACCCGCCTGGTGCTGGACCTGCGTACGCGCCTGGCGAGCCTGTATGCCAGCGGCGCCGACGCAGCGGCGATGGAGGCGGGCAAGCAGGGCGAGATCGCGGCGTTCCGCGTCCGCTATGCGCAGTGGCGCGAGCGCGACTGGCCGGGCGACCACCGCCACGACGCCTGGGTGGCACAGCCGATCAACAATGCGCGGCTGCTGCCGTTCGGCCTGTACGAGCGGTGGACGCCGGCATTCGCCGTGCTGTTCCAGCGAGCTGGGCGCCACTGGCCGGCGTTCTACGCCAGCGTGCGCGAACTGGCGCGCGAGCCGGAGGCGCAGCGCGAGCAGGCGCTGCAGGCGTTGGGCGGTGCGCGGCCGGCCGAAGCACCGGCCGGGCCGTGA
- a CDS encoding c-type cytochrome — MKLLAAYLLALCLALPATAAELKVDLGHGVVTYHSETLLKRGDARTISVPGDVAFRRTMHFRAVPLAALLEGIHPGDHLQFVAGDGFAAEIPAALLLNTQGSEAWLAIEEAARPWPALPGHGRAGPFYVVWTRPQAAGVGPEQWPYQLASIRKLADVAERFPAILPASSLPPDSEVRRGFAVFQHTCFACHTLNGQGDARLGPDLNLPHNPTEYLRADLLRAFIRNPQSLRRWPQAKMQGFDTHALSDADLDAVLAYLRHMAGRKSGG, encoded by the coding sequence ATGAAGCTGCTCGCCGCGTACCTGCTCGCACTGTGCCTGGCCCTGCCCGCGACGGCCGCCGAGCTGAAGGTGGATCTCGGTCACGGCGTCGTCACCTACCACAGCGAAACCCTGCTCAAGCGCGGCGACGCGCGCACCATCAGCGTGCCCGGCGACGTGGCGTTCCGGCGCACGATGCACTTCCGCGCGGTGCCGCTGGCCGCGCTGCTCGAAGGCATCCATCCCGGCGATCACCTGCAGTTCGTCGCCGGCGATGGCTTTGCCGCCGAGATACCCGCCGCGCTGCTGCTGAACACGCAAGGCAGCGAAGCCTGGCTGGCGATCGAGGAGGCAGCGCGGCCGTGGCCTGCCTTGCCCGGGCATGGCCGCGCCGGGCCGTTCTATGTGGTGTGGACGCGGCCGCAGGCCGCCGGCGTCGGCCCGGAACAGTGGCCGTACCAGCTGGCCAGCATCCGCAAGCTGGCCGACGTGGCCGAACGCTTCCCGGCGATCCTGCCCGCTTCCTCGCTGCCGCCGGACAGCGAAGTGCGGCGGGGTTTCGCGGTATTCCAGCACACCTGCTTCGCCTGCCACACGCTCAACGGCCAGGGCGACGCACGGCTCGGCCCCGACCTGAACCTCCCGCACAATCCCACCGAATACCTGCGCGCCGACCTGCTGCGCGCGTTCATCCGCAACCCGCAGTCGCTGCGGCGATGGCCGCAGGCGAAGATGCAGGGGTTCGACACGCACGCGCTGTCCGACGCCGACCTCGACGCCGTGCTGGCCTACCTGCGGCACATGGCCGGGCGCAAAAGCGGCGGTTGA
- the pncB gene encoding nicotinate phosphoribosyltransferase, translating to MIIDSLLDTDLYKFSMMQVVLHQYPAAQVEYRFKCRTPGIDLVPYIDEIRTELKALCQLRFAPDELDYLRTWRFIKSDFVDFLGLFQLNEKYVEIAPAAAGNGEIEIRICGPWLHTILFEVPLLAIINEVYFRNTSGGLDLAEGRRRLLAKIELLRDTPDYAGCKIADYGTRRRYSRVWQEKVVTLLREGLGEQLAGTSNVWLARKLDLTPLGTLAHEYLQAHQALGPRLRDSQVAALEAWAKEYRGDLGIALSDVYGLEAFLRDFDMYFCKLFDGTRHDSGDPFAWGEKVLAHYGANRVDPRSKVLVFSDGLDIPRVMQLYAHFRGRCQLAFGVGTNLTNDVGPAPLNIVIKMIRCNGQPVAKLSDSPGKNMCEDEAYVAYLRKVFDIPATQE from the coding sequence ATGATCATCGATTCGCTGCTCGACACCGACCTGTACAAGTTCTCGATGATGCAGGTGGTGCTGCACCAGTACCCGGCCGCCCAGGTCGAGTACCGCTTCAAGTGCCGCACGCCCGGCATCGACCTGGTGCCGTACATCGACGAGATCCGCACCGAGCTGAAAGCCCTGTGCCAGCTTCGCTTCGCGCCGGACGAGCTCGACTACCTGCGCACGTGGCGCTTCATCAAGAGCGATTTCGTGGATTTCCTGGGGCTGTTCCAGCTCAACGAGAAGTACGTGGAGATCGCACCGGCCGCGGCAGGCAACGGCGAGATCGAGATCCGCATCTGCGGGCCGTGGCTGCACACCATCCTGTTCGAGGTGCCGCTGCTGGCGATCATCAACGAGGTGTACTTCCGCAACACCAGCGGTGGCCTCGACCTTGCCGAGGGGCGCCGGCGGCTGCTGGCGAAGATCGAACTGCTGCGTGACACGCCGGACTACGCCGGCTGCAAGATCGCCGACTACGGCACGCGCCGGCGCTACTCGCGGGTATGGCAGGAAAAGGTGGTGACCCTGCTGCGCGAGGGGCTGGGCGAGCAACTGGCCGGCACCAGCAACGTGTGGCTGGCGCGCAAGCTCGACCTGACCCCACTGGGTACGCTGGCGCACGAATACCTGCAGGCGCACCAGGCGCTGGGACCGCGCCTGCGCGACTCGCAGGTGGCCGCGCTGGAGGCGTGGGCGAAGGAATATCGCGGCGACCTCGGCATCGCGTTGTCGGACGTGTACGGGCTGGAGGCGTTCCTGCGCGATTTCGACATGTACTTCTGCAAGCTGTTCGACGGCACCCGCCACGATTCCGGCGACCCGTTCGCCTGGGGCGAGAAGGTGCTGGCACATTACGGCGCGAACCGCGTCGATCCGCGCAGCAAGGTACTGGTGTTCAGCGACGGTCTGGACATCCCGCGGGTGATGCAGCTGTATGCGCACTTCCGCGGCCGCTGCCAGCTCGCGTTCGGCGTGGGCACCAACCTCACCAACGATGTGGGGCCCGCGCCTCTCAACATCGTGATCAAGATGATCCGCTGCAACGGCCAGCCGGTGGCCAAGCTCAGCGATTCGCCGGGCAAGAACATGTGCGAGGACGAGGCCTACGTGGCGTATCTGCGGAAGGTGTTCGACATCCCTGCCACGCAGGAGTAA
- a CDS encoding MetQ/NlpA family ABC transporter substrate-binding protein, whose product MRLLLASLTLTLLLLAGCSSPGKQNDNVLTVAATAVPHAEILKQAKPLLAKEGVELQIKVFADYVQPNTQVAEKAIDLNYFQTKPYLDAFNRERGTRLTIITGVHIEPFGAYSHKYRSIDQLPDGASVTLPNDPSNNSRALLLLAKHGLITLKDPTDQMATLKDIIANPKHLKFRELEAAMLPRTLDEVDLALINTNYALAAGLNPTKDALLIEDKDSPYVNYLVGRPDNQNDPRVQKLARVLNSPEIKAFIEQKYHGAVLPAF is encoded by the coding sequence ATGAGACTGCTGCTTGCTTCGCTCACCCTGACCCTGCTGTTGCTGGCCGGCTGCTCCAGCCCCGGCAAGCAGAACGACAATGTCCTCACCGTGGCCGCCACCGCCGTGCCGCACGCGGAAATCCTCAAGCAGGCCAAGCCGCTGCTGGCTAAGGAAGGCGTGGAGCTGCAGATCAAGGTGTTCGCCGACTACGTGCAGCCGAACACCCAGGTAGCCGAGAAGGCCATCGACCTGAACTACTTCCAGACCAAGCCCTATCTGGACGCGTTCAACCGCGAACGCGGCACCCGCCTGACCATCATCACCGGCGTGCACATCGAGCCGTTCGGCGCGTACTCGCACAAATACAGGAGCATCGACCAGCTGCCCGACGGTGCCAGCGTGACGCTGCCGAACGATCCCAGCAACAACAGTCGCGCGCTGTTGCTGCTGGCGAAGCACGGCCTGATCACGCTGAAGGACCCGACCGACCAGATGGCCACGCTGAAGGACATCATCGCGAACCCGAAACACCTGAAGTTCCGCGAACTGGAGGCGGCGATGCTGCCGCGCACGCTGGACGAGGTGGACCTGGCGCTGATCAACACCAACTACGCGCTGGCCGCCGGGCTGAACCCCACCAAAGACGCGCTGCTGATCGAGGACAAGGACTCGCCCTACGTGAACTACCTGGTCGGCCGCCCCGACAACCAGAACGACCCGCGCGTGCAGAAACTGGCCAGGGTTCTGAACAGTCCCGAGATCAAGGCGTTCATCGAGCAGAAGTACCACGGCGCCGTGCTGCCGGCGTTCTGA
- a CDS encoding methionine ABC transporter permease, translating to MNPLPRLFPNIDDWAEIGRACIDTLLMLGGSLALTLLIGLPLGVLLYLTGKGQLRPMPKLYAVTSLLVNILRSVPFIILMIVLMPVTYALVGTKLGIRGAIPPLVIGAAPFFARLVETALREVQQGVIEASQAMGASLWQIVRHVLLPEARGGLFAGITVTAIALVGYTAMGGAIGSGGLGDLAYRYGYLSYKSDYMLVTVVLLIVLVQLLQMIGDHIVMRYKQR from the coding sequence ATGAACCCGCTGCCAAGACTCTTTCCGAACATCGACGACTGGGCCGAGATCGGCCGTGCCTGCATCGACACTCTTTTGATGCTGGGCGGCTCGCTCGCCCTCACCTTGCTGATCGGCCTGCCGCTGGGGGTGCTGCTGTATCTGACCGGCAAGGGCCAGCTGCGGCCGATGCCGAAGCTCTATGCGGTGACCTCGCTGCTGGTGAACATCCTGCGCTCGGTGCCGTTCATCATCCTGATGATCGTGCTGATGCCGGTCACCTACGCCCTGGTCGGCACCAAGCTGGGCATCCGCGGCGCGATCCCGCCACTGGTGATCGGCGCCGCGCCGTTCTTCGCGCGGCTGGTGGAGACCGCGCTGCGCGAGGTGCAGCAGGGCGTGATCGAGGCCAGCCAGGCGATGGGCGCCAGCCTGTGGCAAATCGTTCGCCACGTATTGCTGCCGGAAGCCCGCGGCGGCCTGTTCGCCGGCATCACGGTCACAGCGATCGCGCTGGTCGGCTACACCGCGATGGGCGGCGCGATCGGCTCCGGCGGCCTGGGCGACCTGGCCTACCGCTACGGCTACCTCAGCTACAAGTCCGATTACATGCTGGTCACCGTGGTGCTGCTGATCGTGCTGGTGCAGCTGTTGCAGATGATCGGCGACCACATCGTGATGCGTTATAAGCAACGCTGA
- a CDS encoding methionine ABC transporter ATP-binding protein codes for MIRFVDVHKSYRVDGRDIPALQPFSLDIADGEVFGIIGLSGAGKSTLIRLINLLERPSGGRIFVGDTEMTALAEPALRAQRRRIGMIFQHFNLLASQTVADNVAFPLRLAGERDAGVIRARVDELLARVGLSAHAGKYPSQLSGGQKQRVGIARALANRPSILLCDEATSALDPQTTASVLELLAEINRELKLTIVLITHEMDVVRRVCDRVAVLDAGVIVERGAVADVFLHPQHSTTKRFVNEALPEEAASELAPFAQVPGRILRLSFRGDATLTPSLSQVARETGVEFNILAGRIDRIKDLPYGQLTLAMQGERVDAALAMLREAGIEIEELHR; via the coding sequence GTGATCCGCTTCGTCGATGTGCACAAGTCCTACCGCGTCGACGGCAGGGACATTCCCGCGCTGCAGCCGTTCAGCCTCGACATCGCCGACGGCGAGGTGTTCGGCATCATCGGACTGTCCGGTGCCGGCAAATCGACGCTTATACGGCTGATCAACCTGCTCGAACGCCCCAGCGGCGGACGCATCTTCGTGGGCGACACCGAGATGACCGCGCTGGCCGAACCGGCGCTACGCGCGCAGCGGCGCCGGATCGGCATGATCTTCCAGCACTTCAACCTGCTCGCCTCGCAGACGGTGGCGGACAACGTGGCGTTTCCGCTGCGGCTGGCCGGCGAACGCGACGCCGGCGTCATCCGCGCGCGGGTCGATGAGTTGCTGGCGCGGGTGGGCTTGAGCGCACACGCCGGCAAGTACCCGTCTCAGCTTTCCGGTGGCCAGAAGCAACGCGTCGGCATCGCCCGCGCGCTGGCCAACCGGCCGTCCATCCTGCTGTGCGACGAGGCCACCAGTGCGCTCGACCCGCAGACCACCGCCTCGGTGCTGGAGCTGCTGGCGGAGATCAACCGCGAGCTTAAACTCACCATCGTGCTGATCACCCACGAGATGGACGTGGTGCGCCGCGTGTGCGATCGCGTGGCCGTGCTCGACGCCGGCGTAATCGTGGAGCGTGGCGCAGTAGCCGACGTGTTCCTGCATCCGCAGCACTCCACCACCAAGCGTTTCGTCAACGAGGCCTTGCCCGAGGAAGCGGCCAGCGAACTGGCGCCATTCGCCCAGGTGCCCGGGCGCATCCTGCGCCTGAGCTTCCGCGGTGATGCGACGCTGACGCCGTCGCTGAGCCAGGTGGCGCGCGAGACCGGCGTGGAGTTCAACATCCTCGCCGGCCGCATCGACCGCATCAAGGACCTGCCCTACGGCCAGCTCACCCTGGCGATGCAGGGCGAACGGGTGGACGCCGCGCTGGCCATGCTGCGCGAGGCCGGCATCGAGATCGAGGAGTTGCACCGATGA
- a CDS encoding glutathione peroxidase has protein sequence MSSVYDFTVRDIDGNPRSLAEWRGKTLLIVNVASKCGFTPQYQGLETLWQDQRDKGLVVLGFPCDQFGHQEPGDEAEIRTFCSTQYDVTFPMFAKLEVNGEHADPLYKWLKSEGKGILGSESIKWNFTKFLVDADGQVVKRYASTDTPEKIGKDTRARLGG, from the coding sequence ATGTCCAGCGTCTACGATTTCACCGTCCGCGATATCGACGGCAACCCGCGCTCGCTCGCCGAATGGCGCGGCAAGACCCTGCTGATCGTCAACGTCGCCTCCAAATGCGGTTTCACGCCGCAATACCAGGGGCTGGAAACACTGTGGCAGGACCAGCGCGACAAGGGCCTGGTGGTGCTGGGTTTTCCGTGCGACCAGTTCGGCCACCAGGAACCCGGCGACGAGGCCGAGATCCGGACCTTCTGCAGCACCCAGTACGACGTGACCTTTCCGATGTTCGCCAAGCTCGAGGTGAACGGCGAGCACGCCGATCCGCTGTACAAGTGGCTGAAGAGCGAAGGCAAGGGCATCCTCGGCAGCGAGTCGATCAAGTGGAACTTCACCAAGTTCCTGGTCGATGCGGACGGCCAGGTGGTGAAGCGCTATGCCTCCACCGACACGCCGGAGAAGATCGGCAAGGACACGCGGGCGCGGCTGGGCGGCTGA
- a CDS encoding FKBP-type peptidyl-prolyl cis-trans isomerase — protein sequence MQIAQNSVAAFHYTLTDDAGQVIDSSEGREPLTYLHGSGHIVPGLEKQMEGRVVGDKFTADVAPEEGYGVHHAELMQEVPRAAFQGVDDIQPGMQFQGHGPEGQINVTVTKIENDVVFIDANHPLAGKTLHFAIEVTDVRDATAEELEHGHVHGAGGHHH from the coding sequence ATGCAGATTGCCCAGAACTCCGTTGCCGCCTTCCATTACACGCTGACCGACGACGCGGGCCAGGTCATCGACAGCTCCGAGGGCCGCGAGCCGTTGACCTACCTGCATGGCAGCGGCCATATCGTGCCGGGCCTGGAAAAGCAGATGGAAGGCCGCGTGGTCGGCGACAAGTTCACCGCCGACGTGGCACCGGAGGAGGGCTATGGCGTCCATCACGCCGAACTTATGCAGGAAGTGCCGCGCGCGGCGTTTCAGGGCGTCGACGACATCCAGCCCGGCATGCAGTTCCAGGGCCACGGCCCGGAAGGCCAGATCAACGTCACCGTGACCAAGATCGAGAACGACGTGGTCTTCATCGACGCCAACCACCCGCTGGCCGGCAAGACCCTGCACTTCGCCATCGAGGTGACCGATGTGCGCGACGCCACCGCGGAAGAGCTGGAGCACGGCCACGTGCACGGTGCCGGCGGTCATCACCACTGA
- a CDS encoding phospholipase A produces MKRSTAAVLLALFAGTLTAAAHAQNPDPTDIRACTAIESDAQRLACYDHATGRVNLPIAQKRVDQATATPGIFSRDRQKASGTDAETNREVAAPLSLLDSRWELSPESKLGTFNIRGYKPVFVLPIFATSNQNNRPHSPNPDNTVPGPGEQLDNAEMKFQLSLKSKLWQGVFGDAGDLWVGYTQSSRWQVYNAKASRPFRETNYEPEAMLVFDTHYQLLGWDGRMLGIGFNHQSNGRSNPLSRSWNRVIANIGFERDGWTVMLRPWWRVPEARRDDNNPDISNYMGRGEMQIVHEWRGQEFGMLLRHSLRGGSDSHGSARFSWSFPVAGNLRGYMEVFKGYGESLIDYNHNATYLGLGVSLLDWY; encoded by the coding sequence ATGAAACGTTCGACCGCGGCTGTCCTTCTGGCCTTGTTCGCCGGCACCCTGACCGCCGCCGCGCATGCACAGAACCCTGACCCCACCGACATCCGCGCCTGTACCGCGATCGAAAGCGACGCCCAGCGGCTGGCCTGCTACGACCATGCGACCGGCCGGGTCAACCTGCCGATCGCGCAGAAACGGGTGGACCAGGCCACCGCGACGCCAGGCATCTTCAGCCGCGACCGCCAGAAGGCGTCCGGCACCGACGCGGAAACCAACCGCGAGGTGGCCGCCCCGCTGTCCCTGCTCGACAGCCGCTGGGAGCTGTCGCCGGAAAGCAAGCTCGGCACCTTCAACATCCGCGGCTACAAGCCAGTGTTCGTGCTGCCCATATTCGCCACCAGCAACCAGAACAACCGGCCGCACAGCCCGAACCCGGACAACACCGTGCCAGGCCCGGGGGAGCAGCTGGACAATGCCGAGATGAAGTTCCAGCTCAGCCTGAAGTCCAAGCTGTGGCAGGGCGTATTCGGCGACGCCGGCGACCTGTGGGTGGGCTATACCCAGTCCTCGCGCTGGCAGGTGTACAACGCCAAGGCGTCGCGGCCGTTCCGCGAAACCAATTACGAACCCGAGGCGATGCTGGTGTTCGACACCCACTACCAGTTGCTTGGCTGGGACGGGCGGATGCTCGGCATCGGCTTCAACCACCAGTCCAACGGCCGCAGCAATCCGCTGTCGCGCAGCTGGAACCGGGTGATCGCCAACATCGGCTTCGAGCGCGACGGCTGGACCGTGATGCTGCGCCCGTGGTGGCGCGTCCCGGAGGCGCGCCGCGACGACAACAACCCCGACATCAGCAACTACATGGGCCGCGGCGAGATGCAGATCGTGCATGAATGGCGCGGCCAGGAATTCGGCATGCTGCTGCGCCATTCCCTGCGTGGCGGCAGCGACAGCCACGGCTCGGCGCGCTTCAGCTGGAGCTTCCCGGTGGCCGGCAACCTGCGCGGCTACATGGAGGTGTTCAAGGGCTACGGCGAAAGCCTGATCGACTACAACCACAATGCCACCTATCTGGGACTGGGCGTGTCGCTGCTCGACTGGTATTGA